A single Streptomyces mirabilis DNA region contains:
- a CDS encoding IS4 family transposase: MPDQCATTTFTETITCAAGAFAPGHLGELTQHVPFELADAVLEETRTGHRRLRHLPSRVGIYFLLALAMFPALGYARVWDKLVVGLHGLAPHRPSEKALRDLRRRLGPAPLKALFDAVSGPLARPGTKGTCYRSWRTVAFDGCSSLKAPDQPRIRSLFSKSKHRWGISGYPALRLTALVETGTRGLLGAVFGPTSVGEPTHAAQLMHLLSPKMLLLADRGFDGNNFYAAVARSGAQLLVRLGPHRKPVVLEVLADGSYLTLLGGLKLRVIEADITVTLRDGQRVHDRYRLVTTLLDPGSDPASVLVRLYHERWEIESAFYSLRHTLLRGRVLRSCDPFGLEQELWATLAFYQVLRRAMVEAAEAASGTDPDRVSFTVALEAARDQLTAARGILPAEDSSGCSGRIGQAVLANLLPARRPRVSARKVKCPMTRYPGNPVDPRPAISQDITALDIAVHQAVMPPPAPTRPSLTPGRKTLVLDLLRTDPERPWRSQEIAEAIACSNIKSLWTQLSTWVKDGMLRKIAKDTYALVPDWA, from the coding sequence TTGCCCGATCAGTGTGCCACCACCACGTTCACCGAGACCATCACCTGCGCGGCTGGCGCTTTCGCGCCCGGGCACCTCGGCGAGTTGACCCAGCATGTGCCGTTCGAACTGGCTGACGCCGTACTGGAGGAGACTCGGACCGGGCATCGTCGCCTGCGGCATCTCCCCTCACGCGTCGGCATCTACTTCCTCCTGGCTTTGGCGATGTTCCCGGCCCTGGGCTATGCGCGTGTCTGGGACAAGCTTGTCGTCGGCCTGCACGGACTGGCGCCGCACCGGCCGTCGGAGAAGGCACTACGCGATCTGCGGCGCCGTCTGGGGCCGGCTCCGTTGAAGGCGTTGTTCGACGCGGTGTCCGGGCCACTCGCCCGGCCAGGCACGAAGGGCACTTGCTACCGCTCCTGGCGCACGGTCGCCTTCGACGGCTGCAGTTCGCTCAAGGCCCCTGACCAGCCTCGGATCCGCAGTCTGTTCAGCAAGTCCAAGCACCGGTGGGGCATCTCCGGCTACCCGGCCCTGCGGTTGACGGCCCTGGTCGAGACCGGGACACGAGGCTTACTCGGCGCAGTCTTCGGCCCCACCAGCGTCGGCGAACCGACCCATGCCGCCCAGCTCATGCACCTCCTGTCACCAAAAATGCTCCTCCTGGCCGACCGTGGCTTCGACGGGAACAACTTCTATGCAGCCGTCGCCCGCAGCGGTGCTCAGCTGCTGGTCCGCCTCGGCCCGCACCGCAAGCCCGTCGTCCTGGAAGTCCTCGCCGACGGCTCCTACCTCACCCTGCTGGGCGGGCTCAAGCTCCGGGTCATTGAGGCGGACATCACCGTGACCCTTCGCGACGGGCAACGCGTGCACGACCGCTACCGTCTGGTCACCACACTGCTCGACCCCGGCAGCGACCCGGCGTCCGTGCTGGTGCGGCTCTACCATGAGCGGTGGGAGATCGAGTCGGCCTTCTATTCGCTGCGGCACACGCTGCTTCGCGGACGGGTCCTGCGGTCTTGCGACCCGTTCGGACTGGAGCAGGAACTGTGGGCGACCTTGGCCTTCTACCAGGTTCTCCGCAGGGCCATGGTCGAGGCCGCCGAGGCCGCGTCGGGGACTGATCCCGACCGCGTGAGCTTCACCGTGGCCCTCGAAGCAGCGCGGGACCAGCTCACCGCGGCGCGAGGCATCCTGCCCGCCGAAGACAGCAGCGGGTGCTCGGGACGCATCGGCCAAGCCGTACTCGCCAACCTGCTGCCGGCCCGGCGCCCCCGCGTCAGCGCCCGCAAGGTGAAGTGCCCCATGACCCGATACCCCGGCAACCCCGTCGACCCCCGCCCGGCGATCAGCCAGGACATCACTGCCCTGGACATCGCGGTCCATCAGGCGGTCATGCCACCGCCCGCTCCTACCCGCCCATCCCTCACTCCGGGCCGCAAGACGCTCGTGCTCGACCTCCTGCGAACCGATCCCGAACGACCCTGGCGGTCACAGGAGATCGCCGAAGCGATCGCCTGCTCCAACATCAAGAGCCTATGGACACAGCTCTCGACCTGGGTGAAAGACGGGATGCTCCGCAAGATCGCCAAGGACACCTACGCCCTCGTCCCGGACTGGGCATGA
- a CDS encoding AAA family ATPase: protein MTVNRTTAYATTSGLALPEQPGAPARTREACGALPSAVVRDLRARAGHSPHGLHFGAADVVVVTGLPGSGKSTLMRRAVEGPRIDSQDTRDRWDERGAGRLPYAVYRPLVRLAHYAGLRRALRSGTGVVVHDCGTQAWVRRWLAREAQRRGGTLHLLLLDVTPGTALEGQRERGRGVSRYAFARHRGAVARLLRSAERGDLPEGCGSAVLLDRDAADVLRRIGFGD from the coding sequence ATCACGGTGAACAGGACCACGGCGTACGCCACGACCTCGGGCCTCGCGCTGCCCGAGCAGCCCGGCGCCCCGGCCAGGACCCGGGAGGCGTGCGGAGCGCTGCCGTCGGCCGTCGTCCGCGACCTCAGGGCGCGCGCGGGACACTCTCCGCACGGTCTGCACTTCGGAGCGGCCGACGTCGTCGTGGTCACCGGGTTGCCGGGCAGCGGCAAGTCGACCCTGATGCGCCGCGCCGTCGAGGGACCGCGCATCGACTCCCAGGACACCAGGGACCGCTGGGACGAGCGGGGGGCCGGCCGGCTGCCGTACGCCGTCTACCGGCCCCTCGTCCGCCTCGCGCACTACGCGGGCCTGCGCCGCGCGCTGCGCTCCGGTACCGGGGTCGTCGTGCACGACTGCGGTACGCAGGCCTGGGTGCGCCGCTGGCTCGCCCGCGAGGCCCAGCGCCGCGGTGGCACCCTCCACCTGCTGCTGCTCGACGTCACGCCCGGCACGGCGCTGGAGGGCCAGCGCGAGCGCGGCCGGGGCGTCTCGCGCTACGCGTTCGCCCGTCACCGGGGCGCGGTCGCCCGGCTGCTGCGCTCCGCCGAGCGGGGCGACCTGCCGGAGGGCTGCGGCTCGGCGGTGCTCCTCGACCGGGATGCGGCGGACGTGCTGCGGAGGATCGGCTTCGGTGACTGA
- the gcvH gene encoding glycine cleavage system protein GcvH — MSNPQQLRYSKEHEWLSVAEDGVSTVGITEFAANALGDVVYAQLPEVGDTVTAGETCGELESTKSVSDLYAPVTGEVVEANQDVVDDPSLVNSAPFEGGWLFKVRIAEEPGDLLSADEYTEFSGS, encoded by the coding sequence ATGAGCAACCCCCAGCAGCTGCGCTACAGCAAGGAGCACGAGTGGCTGTCGGTCGCCGAGGACGGCGTCTCGACGGTCGGCATCACCGAGTTCGCGGCCAACGCGCTCGGCGATGTCGTCTACGCCCAGCTTCCGGAGGTCGGTGACACGGTGACCGCGGGCGAGACCTGCGGCGAACTGGAGTCGACCAAGTCCGTCAGCGACCTGTACGCGCCGGTCACCGGCGAGGTCGTGGAGGCCAACCAGGACGTGGTGGACGACCCGTCGCTGGTGAACTCCGCCCCCTTCGAGGGTGGCTGGCTGTTCAAGGTACGCATCGCGGAGGAGCCGGGCGACCTGCTCTCCGCGGACGAGTACACCGAGTTCTCCGGCTCTTAA
- the gcvT gene encoding glycine cleavage system aminomethyltransferase GcvT, with translation MSSNAPRLTALDALHRSLGATMTDFAGWDMPLRYGSERDEHLAVRTRAGLFDLSHMGEITVTGPGAAALLNHALVGNIASAGVGRARYTMICREDGGILDDLIVYRLAENEYMVVANASNAQVVLDALTERAAGFDALVRDDRDAYALIAVQGPESPGILKSLTDADLDGLKYYAGLPGTVAGVPALIARTGYTGEDGFELFVAPSDAEKLWQALTDAGAPVGLVPCGLSCRDTLRLEAGMPLYGHELTTSLTPFDAGLGRVVKFEKEGDFVGRAALQEAASRAEENPPRVLVGLVAEGRRVPRAGFSVVADGKVIGEVTSGAPSPTLGKPIAMAYVDAAHAAPGTAGVGVDIRGSHEPYEVVALPFYKRQK, from the coding sequence ATGAGCAGTAACGCACCCCGTCTCACCGCGCTCGATGCCCTGCATCGCTCGCTCGGCGCGACGATGACCGACTTCGCGGGCTGGGACATGCCCCTGCGCTACGGCTCCGAACGCGACGAGCACCTCGCCGTGCGCACCCGGGCCGGCCTCTTCGACCTGTCGCACATGGGCGAGATCACGGTCACCGGGCCTGGGGCTGCCGCCCTGCTGAACCACGCGCTGGTCGGCAACATCGCCTCCGCCGGCGTCGGCCGCGCCCGCTACACGATGATCTGCCGGGAGGACGGCGGCATCCTGGACGACCTGATCGTCTACCGGCTGGCCGAGAACGAGTACATGGTCGTCGCGAACGCCTCCAACGCCCAGGTGGTGCTGGACGCGCTGACCGAGCGTGCCGCCGGCTTCGACGCCCTCGTGCGCGACGACCGGGACGCGTACGCGCTGATCGCCGTGCAGGGCCCCGAGTCCCCCGGCATCCTCAAGTCGCTGACCGACGCCGACCTGGACGGGCTGAAGTACTACGCGGGCCTGCCGGGCACCGTCGCGGGCGTCCCGGCGCTGATCGCCCGTACGGGCTACACGGGCGAGGACGGCTTCGAGCTGTTCGTGGCCCCGTCCGACGCCGAGAAGCTGTGGCAGGCGCTGACGGACGCGGGCGCGCCCGTCGGGCTCGTCCCCTGCGGCCTGTCCTGCCGCGACACGCTGCGCCTGGAGGCGGGCATGCCGTTGTACGGGCATGAGCTGACCACCTCGCTCACCCCCTTCGACGCGGGGCTCGGGCGGGTCGTGAAGTTCGAGAAGGAGGGGGACTTCGTGGGGCGTGCCGCGCTCCAGGAGGCCGCCTCCCGTGCCGAGGAGAACCCCCCGCGGGTACTCGTCGGGCTTGTCGCCGAGGGCCGTCGCGTACCGCGCGCCGGGTTCTCGGTCGTCGCCGACGGCAAGGTGATCGGCGAGGTCACCTCCGGCGCGCCCTCCCCGACGCTGGGCAAGCCGATCGCGATGGCGTACGTCGACGCCGCACATGCCGCGCCGGGCACGGCCGGGGTCGGCGTGGACATCCGGGGCAGCCATGAGCCGTACGAGGTCGTGGCGCTGCCGTTCTACAAGCGCCAGAAGTAG
- a CDS encoding enhanced serine sensitivity protein SseB → MDIPDFPDFSASAYPQPGSHPHSHGGWPGNELEEVLSASLGVPSAGGRIVEVLGRSFVWVPLPNGGGPHAGSLDLPTLEIDGQAYVPVFSSEEQFRQVAGSHLSYTIAPAVDFARGLPPQVGIAINPDGVVGVPLPPLAVAELCRAGRTPLDGPTSGGRVKLYEPDWQDDPVDFFAAASAEFAATGVVRTARRCLASIEGDDPVMFVGVELSVWEGDLRALPMDALSRALSRVAVKWPVNLVLLDVAQDPVGDWMRAQVRPFYQQTQ, encoded by the coding sequence ATGGACATCCCCGACTTCCCGGACTTCTCGGCATCGGCGTACCCGCAACCCGGCTCTCACCCCCACTCGCACGGCGGCTGGCCGGGCAACGAACTGGAGGAGGTGCTCTCCGCCTCCCTCGGAGTGCCCTCGGCCGGCGGCCGCATCGTCGAGGTCCTCGGCCGCAGCTTCGTCTGGGTGCCGCTGCCCAACGGCGGCGGACCGCACGCGGGATCCCTCGACCTGCCCACCCTGGAGATCGACGGCCAGGCGTACGTGCCGGTCTTCAGCTCCGAGGAGCAGTTCCGCCAGGTCGCCGGCAGCCATCTGTCGTACACGATCGCGCCCGCGGTCGATTTCGCCCGCGGGCTGCCTCCGCAGGTCGGCATCGCGATCAACCCGGACGGGGTGGTCGGTGTGCCGCTGCCGCCCCTCGCGGTCGCCGAGCTGTGCCGGGCCGGGCGCACCCCGCTGGACGGGCCCACGAGCGGTGGCCGGGTGAAACTCTACGAGCCCGACTGGCAGGACGATCCGGTGGACTTCTTCGCCGCCGCCTCGGCCGAGTTCGCGGCGACGGGCGTCGTACGGACCGCCCGCCGTTGTCTGGCCAGCATCGAGGGCGACGACCCGGTCATGTTCGTCGGGGTCGAACTCTCCGTGTGGGAGGGAGACCTCCGCGCCCTCCCCATGGACGCGCTCTCCCGCGCCCTCTCCCGCGTCGCGGTCAAGTGGCCGGTGAACCTGGTCCTCCTGGACGTCGCCCAGGACCCGGTGGGCGACTGGATGCGAGCCCAAGTACGGCCCTTCTATCAGCAGACCCAGTAG